One Elusimicrobiota bacterium genomic window, CATTAAAGACGAAACAAACAAGGAGAGTAATAAAACATGAAAAGATCAGTATACGCGGCGGTGGTGGTGTTATTCGGCGTTAATATTTCTTACGCCGGAGAAAGCGCTCTTGATTCATTAAGAGCTTCTGTTTCGCCTTCAGTTTTAAGCGGAACAGCTTTGCCGGATGTCCCCAAAGGTTCTGACATTGCGAGCGTTCCGGCTTCGGTTCCGGAGTCAACGAGTATTTTTCACCCGGACATCGCGGCCTATGCCGCCGGAGCCAGGCCGATAAAGTGGGTTTCTATTCCCGGCGGGCAGTTCATGATGGGAGCCGAGAAGAGCGCCCCCGGCTCAAATAACACAAGGCCGGTCCATGAAGTCGCAATTAAAACCTTCGAGATGGCGAAAACAGCGGTGACAGTGGAGCAATATGCGAAATGCGTGAATGAAGGCCAGTGCACGGAGCCCGTCATTACTTACTATAGCTTCAACTGCAATTGGTACACGCAGGGCCGTCAGAAATACCCTATGAACTGCCTGAACGGGGCACAGATGAACGACTATGCCAGGTTCGCGGGTGCAAGGCTGCCCACCGAGGCCGAATGGGAATACGCCGCCAGGAGCGGAGGCAAGAACAATAAATATCCCTGGGGCAATGAGCCCGTGACCCACGACAGGGTAGTGTTCGACGGCCCCGAGAACGGCGTCGGCGGCGGAACCAACGGCACCATGCCGGTATGTTCCAAACCCGGAGGCAACACCGAACAGGGGTTATGCGACATGGCCGGGAATGTCTGGCAGGTGACGCAGGATATATACAAAGAATCTTATGCCGGCGCGCCTACGGACGGAAGCGCGGTCAAAGGCGCCGCGGACGGAGACAATGTTATACGCGGCAATTCTTTCTACAGCAGCGACAATGAGTACCTGCGGACCGACTTCCGCAGCTATATCTATATGCTGCAGGGCAGTTACTATGTCGGATTCCGTCTTGCGAAGTAAATCAAATCACTGAACCAGGGTGCCCGGTCGCACGCGTAAGCTGCGGCCGGCTCCCTGGTTTTTGCGCGAGGCGGTTGCAGGCAGGGTTTGACGCAGGGTGACAAAAAAATGTCGTGTCAGGCTATTAGCTTATTGAAACGGAGGAATCATGATTAAAAAGACTATATATCTGGCGGTTATTTTCGCGGCGGGGCCTTGTTTTGCCGCTTCCAACTCGCTTGAGCAGCTTGAAAACAGTTCCGGCGCCTTAATGCCGGCGGCGCAGGTGGACATTCCATCCATCGATTTGGAACCGGCTGACACTGCCGGATACGCGCAAGCGCTGGACGAGTTCGCGGCTTATAGAGAGTCGAAGCTCAACGGGATCAAGAACGAGGACAATCTGCCGTTCTTACTGGCCCATGGCGCCAAAACGCGCAACACGGTAGTCATGATCCACGGCCTGACGGACTCGCCCTGGTTCATGCGTAAGCTGGGCGAGATATTGTATGAGCAGGGCTACAATGTCGTTTCTCTTCTGCTGCCGGGCCATGGCACTAAGCCGGAAGACCTTCTCACGGCGACCAAGCAGCAATGGCAGCAGGAAGTTGACCGGGGCTTGGGTATTGCGGCCGGCCTGGGTGAACGAATTTCTCTGGCGGGGTTCTCTACCGGCGGCGCTCTTTCTTTGGACGCTTTGCGGAGACACCCGGAGCTAAAGGCGGATAAACTCTTCCTCTTTTCCCCCGCCCTCGCTATCAACGAGCGCAATCAACAGTCGGTATCGCTCGGCTGCCCGGCTTCCACGACCCGGATCATAGGGCCATACACCGTGCCGGCGGATACCGTGGAGGACAACCCATACTACTACAACAAGATGGCGGTCAACGGCGTCTGCCAACTCTATAACCTGACCCTCGACAATCAGAACGGGCGCGCGAAGATATTGGAAAGCCTTCGCTTCTCCGGGACCGCGGTTTTTACGGTGGAGTCCGAGGCGGATATAGTAGTCAGCTCTGCCGCTGTCACTGATTTTATGGCCTCGCTCCCGGATCCCTCCAGGAGCGTGTATATACGGTATCCCTTGTCGGAGGGCATAGCGCACGGCGCCGTAACCAGGCCGGAGACCAATCCGCGCTTCCCCGAGCTGAGCCGCAAGCTGCTGGAGTTCGTATCAAAAAATTAAAATCAGCGGCATAATCCCCCGCTTAACCGGCCTCAGCAAATAATATAAGGTTTTTAAAATAAAAACAGCCGGCTTCAAAGCCGGCTGTTTTTTATCGTGAGGTCGGGTTGAAGGCGAAATTCAGGGGATAGTATGGCCTGTCTATTGCCTGCCGCCCGCTATCTGATCTTTTCATCCACTCCGAAGATGTGCGAGATAAGGGCCGCGCGCGCCCACATGCCGTTTCGTTCCTGGCGCCAGTACATGGCCCGCGGGTCCTCGTCCACCGCCGGTTCAATTTCGTGGCGGCGCGGCAGCGGGTGCATTACTACGCAGCTCTTTTTGATCGTTTTCAGGTGCTCTTTTTTGAAGTAGAAAGGCGAATAATCCACTTTTTTTGATTCGCCCGCCTTGTCGTGCTCGTCCTGTATGCGCGTCATGTAAATAGCGTCGGCTTCACCCATTACCGAACTGAAATCTTCGGTTTCAATAAAGGGGATGGAGTGTTTTTTAAGGAAGTCCAGAATATCGGGTTCCATCCGGAATTCCGCCGGTGAAACAAAAGTCAGGCTGACATTTTTGTAGTTCTTCATCAAATAGCTGAGGCTGCGCACCGTGCGCCCCCGCTTCAAATCTCCCACCATGACTATTTTTTTGCCGTCCAGCTCGCCGTTGAAGCTGCGGTAAAGCGTGTACATGTCAAGCAGGGCCTGGGTGGGGTGCTGGTCTTTACCGGAGCCGCCGTTGATTATCGGCACCGGCCTTCCGGTGCGGTTCATCAGCCAGGCTGTTTTTTCAACGAATCCCGGCGCCGGGTGACGCATAATGATCAGGTCCACATAGCTTGAGAAAGTGCGCACCGTGTCCTCGGGCGTTTCGCCCTTCACCTCGGACGAAGTAGAGGTGTCGCGTATTTCCGAAGTCTTTATTCCAAGTATGTGGCAGGCGTTAAGGAACGACAGAAAAGTACGCGTGGAGGGCTGGACAAAGTAAAGCATTCCGCGTTTATGCGATAACAGGCCGGAAACAAAATCCGCGCCTTCTTTTTTCTGCGTTATCTCGCGCAGGGCGTCGGCAGTTTTAAAAATGCGTTCCAGCAGTTCGCGGTTCAGCTGCTGGGCGAAAAGGCAGTCGTAAAGGCGGCCATCGCTTGAAAAAAAGGGGATTTTGGAGGAAATCTCCGCGGCGTAAAACTTATCCCAATCCGCGCCTATACTGGTCATTTCCCTGGTTCTTTCCATCGGCATAGAGCTCCTTTTAATACGGCAGAGAATAGAAATTAGCGAATAGCGATTAGGGGAGGAGTTTTTAATTTTTCAGCTGTTTGCTTAGACCAGGTCTGGGTACTATTGGCCATTCGCTATTATCTTGCTTATCAACTTCTCCAGGCGCAGGTTGTTGAACCGGTCCAGCTTGACTTTTGCCACCAGCTGGCCGCTGTGCGAACTTTTAAGCGGGTCGTTTTCATTTACAAAAAATCTCTCTATACCGTAGCTGACCCGGGGGCCGCCCCGGAAGTTCTCAGCCGTGCCCCGCGCCCAAAGCGCCCCGCTATGGTCCGGGTCCTCCGCGCAGTCGGACGCCTCGTAAAGCGGCACCTGCCCGCTTACGGTATTCGCGGTTTTGCCTTTTAGCTCAAGCTTTACGTAAACCGGCCGGCCGGTCCTGCCGTTTATAAGACCGCTGCACTGCTCCGGCGTTGAAATCGCGTAGGTAAGGGACACATAAACGCCGCTTAAAAAATCCCTGGGGTCCACGGGCTCGGTTTCAAGATAGATGTCCGGCACGGCGGTTTTACCCACAGTAAGCAGGTATCCGCCCCAGAGGCCGAAGAAAGCGACTTGTGCTATAATTAACAGCTTTAATTTATTCATCTTTATGGCCTGACCTGCGCCCCGCCCTTTTGGTCTGAGCGTTAATCCAAAAGAGCGGGACTGCGGCGGCGCCGTATTAAACCAGCACTGAAGCTCTGAAGCGCTGAAGTTTTTTGCCCTTTTCAGCTTCAGAACTTCAGGTCTTCAGTTCTTCAGTTCTAGTCGTCAGACGGTCTATGATGGCTTTCCTGCCTTTATTAAGCCCCCAGGCCAGAGCCGCGAAAAACAGGCCGACCGCTATAAAAGCCAGGCCGCTCCTGACCAAACTGCCGAAAAAGTCCACGAAACGGGTCGCTATTATAAGGAAAATAAGCGCCGCTCCGCGGTTTATCTCTTTTTCATTCGAATTTTGTGAGCCGTCCATTATGCAAGCGAGCCCGGTCAGCATCAAAAGCGCGTTGGCCATAACAGCTATAGCTTTAGCGCCGATATCGGAAGCGTCAAAAAGCAGGAAGGCCGAGGTTATTGAAACCGCAAGAGCGATCCTCGCGCCTGCCTGAAGGCGTTTGTCGGAACTGAAAAACTTTATCGGCCGCGCGGCAATAAGCAGCAGGGCGGCCGCAAAAACCACCCATGCCGCCGCCATACCGGTCATGGTGTCATCCTTGTAATTGATGGCGCCGGGGTTGTAATGCCAGAAAAAAGTCATGCCGTAAACCACGGCGGTCCAGGCATACAGCGGCAGCTGCGTTGTTTCCGCTCCTTCGTCCTGGCTTAGCAGCAGCCAGATCACGGCAAGCGAAACCGCCGTCAGCGTTATAAAAACAGGGCTTCTGACCTGCAGCGCGGTCGGCGAGAGAAAAACCATCATCAGCCAGCCAAGCGAGAGCCCGGTCAGCCGGTAGCGCCCGGCCGCGGCCTTAAGCTTGAAGAAATAAAGCAAAAAAGCCGCTCCGGCGAGCACAGCGGGCCAGGCCCAATGCCAAAGCCGCGGAGAGGCGGCGCCCTCATAGCGGCTTATCAGCGTGATCATATTGCCCGGTGAAAAATTTCCGCAGTACATTATTGCGAAGGCAAGCATTATGGCTATTATTGCGGGAGTCTTGCGCGGAGAGAGCGCGGCCAGCGGCAGTGAAAGGGCGAGCCAGGCCAGATATGGTCTGACCGGATCTCCGCTCAGGTTAAATACCTGGGCGTACAGGCCTATGCCTATTATAGGCATAAAAAACCAAAGCACTTCCGACGGCACGGCTACGGCCGGCTTTTCCTCAAAGCTTATTGCCGCCAGCGCCACGCCCGCCATTACAAGCAAAAAAGAAAAAACCTTCGCCGCCGCGTCTATTTTATCCCAGTTATGCGCGATAATGAGCGAAACTCCCGCCGTGATCATCACCCCGGAGATAACAGCTATCCAGGTGGAGGCTTTAAATGAGCCTGAAAAACTGCCGGAGTGGATATGAGTGTAGAGTTTATCGGACTGTTCAGGCGTTATTATGCCCGCCGCGGCCGCCGAGTCCAGGTCGCTTTTCAGCCGCTTGTAATATGAAGCCATTAATATCCCTTAAATCCTGCTTGAAATTATATAAATTCCGTTCCGCGGCTTCAACCGCTTTAGTGTTTCCTTAAAATAGGAAAAAAGCGATCTGTTTCCTTTTTATCTTTTGCTATCATATTCCCGGTATGCACGAAAAAATCTTTGTGGTTGAGGATGAAAAGGACATAGCCAGGATGCTGGACTATAACCTTAAAAAAGAGGGCTACCACACCCTGCTTGCGCACGAGGGGTCTTCCGCTCCGCTGCTAGCCGCAAAAGAACGCCCGCGGCTGATAATTCTTGACCTGATGCTTCCGGGCCTCAACGGCCTTGAAGTCTGCCGGCGCCTGAAGATGGACCAAAAAACCTCCGCCATTCCGGTAATAATGCTTACGGCCAAAGGCGAAGAGTCGGATAAGTTAGTCGGCCTTGAAATGGGCGCCGATGATTATGTGACCAAGCCTTTCAGTGTGAAGGAATTGCTGGCGCGCGTTAAAGCGGTGCTGCGCCGCTCCGAAACTCCGGCCGCGGCCGTTGATAAATTTAAAGCCGGCGCTCTGGAAATGGATTTTTTAAAAGTTGAGGCCAGGGTTAAAGGGGCGGCTGTGGAGCTGACCTCCAAAGAATTTGAATTGCTCAAAGCGCTTGCGCTTTCGGCCGGCAGAGTCCTTTCGCGCGAAGCCCTGCTTGATAAAGCCTGGGGCCTGGACGCCGCCCTTGAGGTCGAGACCCGCACCGTGGATGTGCATATAGGCACGCTGCGCAAAAAACTCGGAACGGAGGGATGTCGCATAGTGACGGTAAAAAACTACGGCTACAGGTTTGGGAAATGAAATTTTTTTCAACGCTCAAATTTCGGGTGTTGCTTTCCTATATAATTGTGGTGTTTTTTGCGCTGTCAGTCACCGCCTTTTTCCTTGACCAATCCCTTGAAAAGCATGCCCTCAGTGACCTGCGCAGTTCCCTGGGCATCCAAACCCGGCTTATTGCGGCCCAGTTAGACGTCGCCCGGCTTATCAAAGAAGATTCCGTCTACACCGACGCCCTTGTTAAAAAGCTGGCCTATAAGACCAGTTCAAGGATAACGATTGTTTCTGCATCCGGAAAAGTGCTGGGAGATTCGAGCCTGTCCTATCCTGAAATGCTTAAGATGGAAAACCACTCGGGCCGGCTTGAAATAATAGAAGCGGCCAGTCATGATTCCGCCAGCGTTACCAGGCGGTCCGGCACTCTTAAAGAGGACATGCTTTACCTGGCCGTTCCGGTTAGGGACGGGGCGCGTCTGGCCGGCTTTGTGCGGTTGGCCATGCCGTATTACAGCATACAGCGCATGCTTTCGGAGTTGCGCCGCACTGTGGCGCTCAGCTTCGCCCTTTCAGTCCTTTTCGCCCTGGCCGTGGGCTGGTTGGTTGTTTTGCTTATTGGCAGACAGTTTGGGGAAATAATAGCTGGTTCAAAGCGTTTCACCTCGGGGGATTTTGGCTACCGCATCCCGGTCGGCTCCTCGGGCGAGCTGAAAAAACTTTCCGAAACCCTTAACTACATGGCGGGCGCAATCAGCATGAAAATGCGCGAGGCCGAATTGCGCCGGTTGGAACTGGAGGCGGCCTTCCGCGATATGTCTGAAGCCATATTGATCACCGACGGCGCCGGCGTTATAACGCGCATAAACCCGCGCGCGCGCCAGCTTATGGGCGTGAGCGGCTTCGACGCCGAGGGGGTGCGCCTGTCCGGTATGCCGGGCGGCCCGGAATTATCTTCGGCAGCCATCAAGGCTCTTTCCAGCGGTCGGCCCATTTCTTTTGAGATAGAACCTGCGGCCGCCCCCGGCACTGTTTTGAGCGTAAGCGCTTCGCCCATATTAGAGCACGGCGCCATAGGAGGCTGTGTGTTGGTGGCCAGGGATATTACCGGGCCGCGCAAGCTTGAAGCCATGCGGCGGGATTTTGTGGCCAATGTCTCACATGAGCTGAAAACCCCACTTACGGTTATAAGGGGCTGTGCCGAAACTCTGCTTAACGGGGCGCTTGAAGACAGGGAACACGGCCCGGGCTTCGCCCGCAGTATAAATGAGCAGGCGGTGCGTCTTGATAATTTAGTCAACGACCTGCTGAAGATTTCGTACGCCGAATCCGGCCGCGCCCAGCTTGAAAAGACACCGGTGGAACTTAAAGAGCTCTCCGATGATACCGTCCGCGGCCTGGCCGCCATACTGGCTAAGAAGAAGATTGCCCTCTTAAATCTCGTCCCGGCAGGGCTGAGGGTGAATGCCGACCGCGACAAGCTTTCGCAGGTGCTTATAAACCTGCTGGATAACGCCGCAAAATACAATAAAAACGGCGGTAAAATAAAGATTTCCGCGGTTCCGGAAGGCGAAGTCGTGAAGGTTTCGGTGGAAGATACCGGCCACGGAATACCGGCGGCGCATTTACCCAGGATTTTTGAGCGTTTCTACCGCGTTGACAAGGCCCGTTCCCGCGAGCTGGGCGGTACCGGCCTGGGGCTTTCCATAGTTAAACACCTGGTCGAACTGCATGGCGGTACGGTCGGCGTAGAAAGCAATGAAGGCCACGGCTCCACATTCTGGTTTACCCTTCCAAAGCAGCGTACAGCGTAAAGCGTATAGGGGTTAGGGAAGAAAGTTGAGGATTTGAGAAACTCTTTCCCTAACCGCTATCCGCCATTTCCTGCCGTTGTTTTACCCACCTTTTACATCTCCTTTATACAGGCTTTAAACGGTTTTCTTAAACTTTAGTCATGAAGATTAAGAAAGCCCTGTTTCTGCTGTTCCTTTTTGCGGCGGCCGCGCCGGTCCGCGCCGGTGAGCTGGATATGCTTCTTGACCGGCTTGTGGAGAAAAACGTGCTTGACCCCGGCGAAGCGCAGAAAATAAGGATAGGCACGCAGGAGGAGGTGAAAAAAGAAATATCCCAGCAGAGCCGCGCAACCCTGCCGATGTGGGCGCAGACGCTTAAATTCCACGGCGACGTGCGCCTGCGATACCAGTACAACGACAATGAGAATAAGCAATATACCCGGTACCGCGGCCGTTACCGCCTGCGTTTCTTTGTGGACGCCAAAGTGAACGAGAAGGTTTACACAGGTTTCGGCTTCGCCAGTGGCTCCAGCTCTGATCCACGTTCCACCAATCAGACCTTCACCGACAATTTCGGAAAGAAAAATCTTTATATAGATTATGTTTTTGCCGAATATAACGCCTCGGAGAATCTCGCCTTCACCGCCGGTCGCATCAAAAATCCGCTGTGGCTCACGAACGACATGCTCTGGGACACCGACATCAACACGGAGGGTTTAAGCGCGCGGATTACCTGTCCGCTTAGTCATAACTGGCAGTTTTTCGGCAATGCCGGCTACATAGTACTCAATGAACTAGCCAACGACCCGCAGGACCCCGGCATGCTGTTCGCCCAGCCGGGAGTGAGTTGGCATGATCCCGACGGCGTATATGACTTTAAGGCCGGCGCGGCTGTTTACGGCTTTGAGCACGTAAAAAACCATGCCGCGCTCAATTACAGGCCTTCCACAGCGGACGGCTATCAGCAGGCAAATACTCTTATAGGCGGCAAATACATATACAGCTACAACTCCATCAGCCCCGAGTTCGAGGTGAATGCCAATATCCTGAAACCCGTGCCGGTGCCGCTGTTGGGCGGCCTTGGCTACAACATAACGTACGTCGGAGTTTTCGGGAATTACGTGCAGGCTTTTGACCACGCTATGGACAACAAAGGCGGTATAGTCGGTGTGAAAATAGGTCAGCGAAAGGTTGAGGACGCCGGGCAGTGGCAGGCCGGCTATTCCATGCGCAGGCTTGCGGGTAACGCATGGCTGGACACTTACCCGGACTCGGACTTCTACGGCGGCGCTACC contains:
- a CDS encoding DUF2157 domain-containing protein; its protein translation is MASYYKRLKSDLDSAAAAGIITPEQSDKLYTHIHSGSFSGSFKASTWIAVISGVMITAGVSLIIAHNWDKIDAAAKVFSFLLVMAGVALAAISFEEKPAVAVPSEVLWFFMPIIGIGLYAQVFNLSGDPVRPYLAWLALSLPLAALSPRKTPAIIAIMLAFAIMYCGNFSPGNMITLISRYEGAASPRLWHWAWPAVLAGAAFLLYFFKLKAAAGRYRLTGLSLGWLMMVFLSPTALQVRSPVFITLTAVSLAVIWLLLSQDEGAETTQLPLYAWTAVVYGMTFFWHYNPGAINYKDDTMTGMAAAWVVFAAALLLIAARPIKFFSSDKRLQAGARIALAVSITSAFLLFDASDIGAKAIAVMANALLMLTGLACIMDGSQNSNEKEINRGAALIFLIIATRFVDFFGSLVRSGLAFIAVGLFFAALAWGLNKGRKAIIDRLTTRTEELKT
- a CDS encoding alpha/beta fold hydrolase, whose product is MIKKTIYLAVIFAAGPCFAASNSLEQLENSSGALMPAAQVDIPSIDLEPADTAGYAQALDEFAAYRESKLNGIKNEDNLPFLLAHGAKTRNTVVMIHGLTDSPWFMRKLGEILYEQGYNVVSLLLPGHGTKPEDLLTATKQQWQQEVDRGLGIAAGLGERISLAGFSTGGALSLDALRRHPELKADKLFLFSPALAINERNQQSVSLGCPASTTRIIGPYTVPADTVEDNPYYYNKMAVNGVCQLYNLTLDNQNGRAKILESLRFSGTAVFTVESEADIVVSSAAVTDFMASLPDPSRSVYIRYPLSEGIAHGAVTRPETNPRFPELSRKLLEFVSKN
- a CDS encoding ATP-binding protein translates to MKFFSTLKFRVLLSYIIVVFFALSVTAFFLDQSLEKHALSDLRSSLGIQTRLIAAQLDVARLIKEDSVYTDALVKKLAYKTSSRITIVSASGKVLGDSSLSYPEMLKMENHSGRLEIIEAASHDSASVTRRSGTLKEDMLYLAVPVRDGARLAGFVRLAMPYYSIQRMLSELRRTVALSFALSVLFALAVGWLVVLLIGRQFGEIIAGSKRFTSGDFGYRIPVGSSGELKKLSETLNYMAGAISMKMREAELRRLELEAAFRDMSEAILITDGAGVITRINPRARQLMGVSGFDAEGVRLSGMPGGPELSSAAIKALSSGRPISFEIEPAAAPGTVLSVSASPILEHGAIGGCVLVARDITGPRKLEAMRRDFVANVSHELKTPLTVIRGCAETLLNGALEDREHGPGFARSINEQAVRLDNLVNDLLKISYAESGRAQLEKTPVELKELSDDTVRGLAAILAKKKIALLNLVPAGLRVNADRDKLSQVLINLLDNAAKYNKNGGKIKISAVPEGEVVKVSVEDTGHGIPAAHLPRIFERFYRVDKARSRELGGTGLGLSIVKHLVELHGGTVGVESNEGHGSTFWFTLPKQRTA
- a CDS encoding GDYXXLXY domain-containing protein → MNKLKLLIIAQVAFFGLWGGYLLTVGKTAVPDIYLETEPVDPRDFLSGVYVSLTYAISTPEQCSGLINGRTGRPVYVKLELKGKTANTVSGQVPLYEASDCAEDPDHSGALWARGTAENFRGGPRVSYGIERFFVNENDPLKSSHSGQLVAKVKLDRFNNLRLEKLISKIIANGQ
- a CDS encoding response regulator transcription factor; its protein translation is MHEKIFVVEDEKDIARMLDYNLKKEGYHTLLAHEGSSAPLLAAKERPRLIILDLMLPGLNGLEVCRRLKMDQKTSAIPVIMLTAKGEESDKLVGLEMGADDYVTKPFSVKELLARVKAVLRRSETPAAAVDKFKAGALEMDFLKVEARVKGAAVELTSKEFELLKALALSAGRVLSREALLDKAWGLDAALEVETRTVDVHIGTLRKKLGTEGCRIVTVKNYGYRFGK
- a CDS encoding formylglycine-generating enzyme family protein, which encodes MKRSVYAAVVVLFGVNISYAGESALDSLRASVSPSVLSGTALPDVPKGSDIASVPASVPESTSIFHPDIAAYAAGARPIKWVSIPGGQFMMGAEKSAPGSNNTRPVHEVAIKTFEMAKTAVTVEQYAKCVNEGQCTEPVITYYSFNCNWYTQGRQKYPMNCLNGAQMNDYARFAGARLPTEAEWEYAARSGGKNNKYPWGNEPVTHDRVVFDGPENGVGGGTNGTMPVCSKPGGNTEQGLCDMAGNVWQVTQDIYKESYAGAPTDGSAVKGAADGDNVIRGNSFYSSDNEYLRTDFRSYIYMLQGSYYVGFRLAK
- a CDS encoding putative porin, with amino-acid sequence MKIKKALFLLFLFAAAAPVRAGELDMLLDRLVEKNVLDPGEAQKIRIGTQEEVKKEISQQSRATLPMWAQTLKFHGDVRLRYQYNDNENKQYTRYRGRYRLRFFVDAKVNEKVYTGFGFASGSSSDPRSTNQTFTDNFGKKNLYIDYVFAEYNASENLAFTAGRIKNPLWLTNDMLWDTDINTEGLSARITCPLSHNWQFFGNAGYIVLNELANDPQDPGMLFAQPGVSWHDPDGVYDFKAGAAVYGFEHVKNHAALNYRPSTADGYQQANTLIGGKYIYSYNSISPEFEVNANILKPVPVPLLGGLGYNITYVGVFGNYVQAFDHAMDNKGGIVGVKIGQRKVEDAGQWQAGYSMRRLAGNAWLDTYPDSDFYGGATGVGGQKFQLSLGLLRDFAMNMAYFDAKPISGALKLERLFQADISLKF
- the pyrB gene encoding aspartate carbamoyltransferase gives rise to the protein MERTREMTSIGADWDKFYAAEISSKIPFFSSDGRLYDCLFAQQLNRELLERIFKTADALREITQKKEGADFVSGLLSHKRGMLYFVQPSTRTFLSFLNACHILGIKTSEIRDTSTSSEVKGETPEDTVRTFSSYVDLIIMRHPAPGFVEKTAWLMNRTGRPVPIINGGSGKDQHPTQALLDMYTLYRSFNGELDGKKIVMVGDLKRGRTVRSLSYLMKNYKNVSLTFVSPAEFRMEPDILDFLKKHSIPFIETEDFSSVMGEADAIYMTRIQDEHDKAGESKKVDYSPFYFKKEHLKTIKKSCVVMHPLPRRHEIEPAVDEDPRAMYWRQERNGMWARAALISHIFGVDEKIR